Within the Gigantopelta aegis isolate Gae_Host chromosome 8, Gae_host_genome, whole genome shotgun sequence genome, the region attcaatagcgctctaaaggtgtcgttaaacaaaacaaatgtgttgttttattgaatTGTTTTATACCCACACCAGGCCCCTTATCCGAACACACACGCCTTGATGTTGGTCTTCCTGCTTCCCAGGTCTAGTTATCATCAAAATGAAAACTACATTTCAGTTAATAACGACAAAACACCAGTGGCAATTGAGCAGAAGTGAAAACCGgtttcagaagaagaaaaaaacataatgCTGAATGTATGGACACAAAATTGTAAGTAAGTCCTTGTAACTACCCAGTGTATTTCAGGATCATCTGCTACATACGAGAAACTGCTAATATTAATGCCTGACACCACCACTAGATCACAGTTCTTAATTAAAGGGACTCTACATGGCCTGACTTTGTAGTCACTGTATGTCAATAAAACtcattctcttttttctttccttcgtTTTACaccttttttttcagttttaaatgttttcaacaTTAATAACACCAAATTCTATTGTACtttctttatttacttttaGATGACCCACGATCTTCAAAACCAAAATTGAGGATAACCCATTCTGTTTGTTAAAGTCGACATCATTTTCAAAATGGATGCTGACGATCTTCAATCACTGGAGGAGCAAAACATAGTCACGTGGCCAGCAATCTTCTACGCGGGGATAATCCTTCCATTTTCCGTGATTGGAAACGCCGCCGTCATCCTGGTGTTCTTCCTCAACTTCAAACCGAGCGCCACGAGAAGTTTCATTCTTGCCATAGGATTCTTCTCCCTGGGTCTGGGCGCGGTGGCCCTTCCCGTGGAAATCTACTCCCTCTTCCACATGTACACGTTCCCCCACGACGCCCTGTGTAAGAGCTACGTGTTCGTGGAGATATTCTGTACGTTCGGCTCGGCGGCCGTCCTGCTGGTTGTGGCTATCCACAGGTACAAGAAGATCTGTCAGCCCTTCAAAGTGCAGATGACTCTGACAATGGCCAGGATCCTGCGAGCCATCGTCTGCGTCTTGGCTCTGGTTCTGGCTCTCCCCACGTTCATACTGTACGGAACAAAAACGGTGGAAATACCGGGGACGCGACTGCGAGGCAAAGCCTGCGGAATCGAGAATGACTTCAAGGGTTCTTTCTACATCACCATCTACCACTACATGTTTCTCACCGTGTTCGTGGGTGGGGGAGTGACCATAGCCGTCCTCTATACTCTGGTCGCAAAGAAAGTCTTGCTGCTGCTTCGCTGCAAGTGTAAACGCGTCATTTCTCACGACAACTACAACAACGTCATCAGAGAGATGATGCAGACGGTAAAGAAGAGGACGGAGTCGCAGCGTAGCGACCAGTGGGCTCCCAAACGGACGTCCGGGCGGTCGGACGGCAGCAGGAGGCGGCGGTCGATAGCGCAGTCTAAGAGAACGACGTCGATGCTAGCGGTGACCACGTTGGTGATCTTCGTCAGCTTTCTGCCCAGTCTGATCATCCGCACGACGGAGGAGTTCAACTTTGACCTCATTTCCAACATGTCGGTAACAGAACAGATGGTCTATCACGTGTTTCTCAGGTCCTACTATTTCCACTGCGCCGCCAGTCCCATCATATACGGAGCATTCAATGCCAAGTTTAGACACGAACTCAGGGCGTTGCTGCTGAATAGACATACTGGCGGAGACGTAAGTGTGTGACAACAATAGTCGTTAGTTCATCACATGTATTAACTGTTAGGGGTCCATGTATTAACTGTTAGGGGTCTATCGTAGTTCATGACATAATTATATGGATTATTGGACATATATTGATTATTAGAGACAAACACGGATTATTGGTGGACCATAAGAGTTCATTACGAATACGGATTATTGGTGGACCATAATAGTTTTATTACGAATACGGATTATTGGTGGACCATAAGAGTTCATTACGAATACGGATTATTGGTGGATTATTGGTGGACCATAAGAGTTCATTACGAATACGGATTATTGGTGGACCATAATAGTTTTATTACGAATACGGATTACTGGTGGACCATAAGAGTTCATTACGAATACGGATTATTGGTGGACCATAATAGTTTTATTACGAATACGGATTACTGGTGGACCATAAGAGTTCATTACGAATACGGATTACTGGTGGACCATAAGAGTTCATTACGAATACGGATTATTGGTGGACCATAAGAGTTCATTACGAATACGGATTATTGGCGGACCATAAGAGTTCATTACGAATACGGATTATTGGTGGACCATAAGAGTTCATTACGAATACGGATTACTGGTGGACCATAAGAGTTCATTACGAATACAGATTACTGGTGAACCATAAGAGTTCATTACGAATACGGATTACTGGTGAACCATAAGAGTTTATTACGAATAGAGATTACTGGTGGACCATCAGaaggttttttatatattaatatgtgtgTAAACTATTGGATGGTCATCGGAGTCAACTATGATCAAGCATGTGTCGAGAACATGGTTATTCACACTTTAAAGTTTAATGTCAATACTTGTGGTCGTCGAAAGTGGTTAAGTCATGTAGTATGTGTGATGTGAGTACGTGCATGCATGGGTGCGTGTGCAAGTGTGTCCATACGTGTGGGCGTGCGATCGTCTGGGAGGGTGTGTAACTGTGTGTACGTTTGTATGTagtgatgtatgaatatctatatattgtatatatgtcgaggttgactgttacatacatacatattaacgCACTAGCGCAGGGGATacttaaatcctttctggtctcacaaattgcccgtatggatgtatggatgtatgtatggatggatgtatggatgcgtgggtggatggatgtatggatgtatgggaCGTTGATAACATGTTTTCAAGTCAGTCGTATTACATGAAACATTATTCAGGAAACGTGGATACATTGTTCTCCTTTCCCAACCCTCTCTTGGTATGATAATTTCTGAATGACCCCATCAGCATTGTTACCAGGTAGAAATAGGTCAACTCATTGGCGGATCCGTTTGAAgtgtcctttttttaaaattcattatccacaatatataatactaaactGACTTGaaaactgtctgtctgtgtctctctctctctctctctctctctctctctctctctctctctctctctctctctctctctctctctctctctcattaggtatctaaatatatactatattatcgTGTTGGACATTTTAGCGACTTCTAAGTCTTTACTTACATATTGGTGTTTCGCAAATGTGTAAACTGCCGTGATCATAATTTTTAAATCgctgtacatttgttttttcaaatatatatacttatcttttttatattatgtatcagtaaaaaatacattttctattttGTAACTATTACGTttctgtatttttgtttcaaagcAGACTATGTTAAAGTTACATGAAGTGTTAGTGAATGAACTAGCATTGTAAAGGTGCCCAATGGCCGGCCGGATTCAATGGTGTTACAGTTAAAGTTACATTGTcaattaccatattataacatcatgtacaaatgtgaaatacaagctcaaatgcacttttaaaaaagtcgtgtgtttTCGCTATGCACGGATAttgtcaaacgtatacgctcgattcgtcgcctgtgccaccatagctcggcaaaccacaaacgacagcctgttgtcagtttcagttaacacgtgcgtttcccgatttcaaattgtagggttcgtctcaaaaaattaaaagagaaatcttgcgctgtagttaaaaccggtttgatcttgacaacgtattatcgacagtcgtaccttcctatttcagaattgatattttataaagtgttagtagaactttcaaagtttagtttgtatattagtaacacattaatcatgtatatagttttaaaataaaatatactaaagtagacaatgaacgttttcacttcttaattttacgtgttaaaatcaacaaattcaaataaatattatttcgtttggaaagggtaaagttggggtgggggggttgtttaatgacatcaaaaataaagcatattgatttaataaccatccgaccccatacaaccgtaaataaaatgtgttgagtgcgtcgttaaataaaacatatcctatccttccttccatctgctgttggatgtctaacatttggtaattttaacatataatcttagagaggaattgggtgcatgtgcagggggagggaattggaggtcgaaacccttacttgcccaagcttaaaaaaaattgaaatgtgtttttggggggagcatggcccatataaacttcgcttaacacagtctataaccccaacccctctgaaatccctgcacacgcgcctttgaaacccgctacattttttttagcaagggattgtttatatgtaccatcccacagacaggatatcacataccatggtctttttgtatacctgccgatggggatcgatcctagactgactgcgcaatTCCAAAAAATacctggccactgtcaaaatttcaaggcaaatcccccactcaccgacccctggaaaggcgttataaatatattttggagatatgagacgacccctcaatcaagacagttaaatttggtcaaaaattgcgaaatctcacgtgatctcttgttggtgaattctatacttgtgataagccaatgaaaaccgagatcggtacgagcccgtcaaaagttttccactttcaaaatcatggctttgtttttgacctggataagccagcgtagtgaaaccaatgtgGAGTGCgggtcatatatgcaccaaacgtaattggattttctgttctatatgtttaaataataaaaatattccagggaatgtagttttaaatacaGTGGAAGACATTTTTTCCCGGGGGTGTGGCTTGCAAATAAACCACAAGTTTACTTGTTTAAAACTACATGGTGGTTTTTTTAattgcgcggtcagtctaggatcgatccccatcggcggggaTACAAAAATACCATAgtatgtgatatcttgtctgtgggatggtacatataaacaatcctttgctaaaaaaaaaatgtagcgggtttccaaggcgcgtgtgcagggatttcagcggggttggggttatagactgtattaagcgaagtttatatggggccatgctcccccaaaaaatacatttcaattttgtttaagcttgggtaagtaagggtttcgacctccaattcCCTCTCCccgcacatgcacccgattcctctctaagattatatgtcaaaattaccaaatgttagacatccaacagcagatggaaggaaggataggatatgttttatttaatgacgcactcaacacattttatttacggttgtatggggtcgggtgattattaaatcaatatgctttatctttgatgtcattaaacaaccccccccccccccccccccccccccccccccaactttacccttttgtaacggaacatgctcttatcttttcgcctgttaattgttttagaggaccgtgtgcagcttggttacgtaatacccccggggtatatatcggggagaaacattggaagtatccaggggaacggacgtggtccaactgaacgaaatatattagttcagaccggacttggtaaatatatatttctgctctgttgtataaccttgaagtgattgatgtgactttaaatattttaatactgtattataccaatattctttagacagtgtctccggtaatctgacgaagtacattgtaggcttcactgttctaatatttttatacgagtatttggtaagataaagcttagccggtcatcctagaggacctaggtaaactgtaggttattgtctttattgtgatatgtaccagtattaattctgtattacaaggttactgaatgagtatttaagggtcaattaaaaattaaccagttaggaatagagttgtaatttttttattaattaatttcccctggcagcgtttctcaattatgacacgtgtgtgtgttgtatcactgtgaagtgattagaatattgtgtaaactagacacttagtgattaactaattaagtgattagctctgggttgttattatattgttgttgttaattaactactgcggcaagtatatttgtcagcgttagagttaatacagattccaaagtgtattgtgttttgttgtgttttctagtgaactaaacgtgctacatatatatatatatttatataagatcttatctctgattatacttagagccgagccactcgggtatagactatccgatacagagagatctaatagatatacagttaggagagatatttggataatcgtgttttattcagttacgggtattataggatgcCCGTGAcacctttccaaacgaaataatatttatttgaatttgtcgattttaacacgtaaaattaagaagtgaaaacgtgcattgtctactttagtatattttctttaaaaaatatatacatgattaatgtgttactagtatacaaactaaactttgaaagttctactaacactttataaaatatcaattctgaaataggaaggtacgactgtcgataatacgttgtcaagatcaaaccggttttaactacagcgcaagatttctcttttaattttttgaaccgaaccctacaatttgaaatcgacAAACgtacgtgttaactgaaactgacaacaggctgtcgtttgtggtttgccgagctatggcggcacaggcgacgaatcaagcgtatacgtttgacgatatccgttcatagcgaacacacacgactttttaaaaagtgcatttgagcttgtatttcacatttgtacatgatgttataatgtgGTAACCacataatgtaactttaattagCGATTAGTTTCCCAACTAGACGACACGGCAATATGCtgagataaagttacaatattaTACTAAACTGAGTTGCCGTGTAAGATTACAAGGTAGAAAGTATGTCGTCAATCATGGAAAGATGCGTGGGTCGATtattttgtagttatttattacacaaacaaaaaatgaaaataacgaAATAGTGTAGTTCGAACTTTGATATAGCCCCTTTAAGTATACGTGAACACGATCGTGGTTGTAAGTTAGATGCCACTTGCCTGTGTCACAGCCTGTGATGAGAACGAACCTTCCGTCCGGTTTTAACCAGCCGTGTCTGCTCGATTGACAATACCGACGTCGAAGCCATAACAGTACCAAGAGGAAGCTGCCACACAAAATCAAATCCCAATAGTCCCACATCTGCCTGATACCAAAAGAGAAACTGTATTATCCATTGTCATTTATGTCCCTGCATTAGAGTATCAATCGAGTTATGACCGTAGTGGTAGGATCACCATCAGTGAGGTTATATTTGTAGTCAGGGTGGTGAGTTgatagtatataaaatattatcactGAGAAGAGCgtgttatttgttatttctatATCAGGTGACAGGGAATGCTTATTCCGGCATTCGTCCTTTTATCGATGGGTTTTCGCTCAAACTCGCTCTAAGAATTGATATTCTTGAGACTCGTGCCAGAAAAacccatctacaaaaggactcgTGCCAGAAAATATTATTCTATGTATGATCGTAagcttgctctctctctctctctctctctctctctctctctctctctctctctctctctctctctctctctctctctctctctctctctctctctctcatacacatcTACAATTTTCACTTCTTGTCTATCTATCTACttgttgtttttaatcaattttattattttgtctgcCATGTAAACTTTGTAATTGTCAAATGAAGGGAGAGACCTTAATGTAGGCATCATAGATGTTAATATAAACGTCAATAAatattgggtttgttttttgtttagttttttaaaccTGATGAGTGTAAATATTCCAAAGTCAATGTGAATTGTATCTAATATGTATTGCAGTTCAAACTGTAAGCATATAAAACTGCATATTCTGTAGCAAAGTATAAATATATCTTCTAATTAAAGTCCCCTGTAGTCAGTCGGTGACCTTAGTTACTAGGTAGTGTATTTTCGACTATTATATTTACacaacaaacattaattatatagagattattacaggagcgtgtgtgtcgtactgattttacgaaacgagtgtcaggattattgtattacccgagcgagagcgagggtaatacatgaattctgacacgagtttcgtaaaatcagtacgattaacacgcgagtgtaataatttctttattatccacattatccaaattattatttttccgAATAACAAGCTatgaccatgtcaaaacgtttcaaacgttACTAAAAAGAGAGGACGAAACGACGTCATTTtcagaaatgacgtcattttgataagcgTTTACACTGAGGAAGCCGCATTAAGTGATGACGTTCCttcacaaaatgacgtcatttgttgtgcacgtgaaatcattatgataCACGTGgatcatactggttatatttccctgaatatcttgaactatgtggataataataagTAGTATGGGTATCAAGATACACCTACCTCACGATGAAATTATTAGTAGCAGTATAAGGGTCTATTGAGCctcatgtatgcaaatgagctaggtcacgtgaccGCTTCTGATTGGTTAAGCACTAAGCGTAGAGGCGTGGAGAAGCTGAGCTCTAAGCGTGGCGTTGCTATTAACTGGGTTAATGACTTTGGCAACTGTTGGCGTGGGATGTCAATGATAGCTGTTCTGACGTCATCGCTTGGGGACGCCGACCTCGAAGCGTGGCGTGGCTTTTAACTGGGTTATTGACTTTTGCGGCTGTTTGTGGGTGAATGTGGGAATGGGAGCAGCGTCTCTCTTTGTGTGACACGCGTCGGTTGTGACGTCATGGGGAAAAGATAATGGAAACCCACATAAGTTCAGCCaacaaacgtttcgctaacgttcgcaaactatttgactggttcccgacgtggcaatttggtttaccgtgaagcgcataaatcaGACTAGAGGACGTTTTTCTCCTCGGTCTGGCCTAGATGTCGGTCTTGGTAACCGGAGTGGTAGGTGTCCGTATAAGGTACCCATGTTAGCGTGGGTGTGACGTCACAACGATTGTCTTATACATGCCCCAGACATTGcttatgatgtatttaaatatatggtTAAAAAGCCCACATTATTACCTGCATGGCGTTCAATAGGTCCTTGTACTGCTATCTGGTTAACAATGTTTTCCCAGTAAAACATGAAGCTGAAATTTAGGTgaaatgaatttaaaataaaaactaaacctgataaaagtgaaacactgattaaacacagttttaatgtggAAACACCACATCAGAGAATTTGACATAAGCAGGCCCATATTCTCTATCCACCTCACTGTCTTTCCCTGGGGTAAATAACTTGTCAGTATGTAAGTCTCAATACGAATTGGTGTTGGTAAATcgatacaaaattaaaacagtacTCGATACATAGTCAACAAATGAATCGATACACAACCGAGGGTATCATGTATATTGTCGGCAATAGTAGTATCGCGATGCATCGGTGTATAGTGAAACCCATACTAGGTAGTGTTATATACTGGTAGCCGTCTTTATTGTTTAATTGCACACTACTTCTTCGATAGATGCCTCATTTTGGAACATTATAAGTTGTATCTGGCCGTGCATGTGTTTGTGCTACTCGAACTTTATTTTAATCTCGTTACCTATCTCGGGACCTTGGATCATTGACTTTAAGTCTTTGCTCAGTGGTCTACAATAGCTGTTGTCGATTAGTGAGTGTATTGTAACCTGATAAGTCTTAACGTTGGAGCTTGTCTGGGTTAATATCTGTTAGTGTGTTGACAGATAGCTGGAAAATTTAACctcgataaaaaaaaaccatgtctGTCCTATTTTAGTGTGATATCAGTGACCGttacttttaaagttattaaatatttcttgttAACCTACTGTTAAACATGAATTATTGGAAACGGACTTACAGTGTCTACGTTGTCAACTGGAGATGGTAGGTAGGGTGGCAGCAATATAGTATTTGAAATGTTCAAGTGGGAGGCCAATGTACTATATTCAGACTTGGTGGCAGTGCCTACTgaccacccctacccccacccatCCACCTGCTTGCTCATTCCCGCTTCCAACGCCTATGTTACACTGCCGTTTTTGTCTAGCTGggcaaataaatttattttaaaattattactgtGCACACAGGATTCTTTTTTTTACCGCCCCTCCTCCCCGCCCCCTAATAATTTTAGGCTAGTTACTGCCCTGGTCGTACTTCCTTAcgatttgaaaaaaataaaataaaaaataatttcgcaCCAAATATGTGCTGGTAATGTTCTATTATTCAGCAAATCTTACAGAACTTTATACATTTAGGTTGTGTAATTCTGACCATTCCCTGCTGCATTTACCattttacaccccccccccccccccacacacacacacacacacacgcacacacacaaatgatTATAAAGTAATAACGACCTCCTACCTTGTTTAGGTCTTAAATACGTTTAGGGTAAAGCAAACCAATATAGCCTGGATATAATCTTCTTAGAATGTGATATCTAGCGACTTGAGGCTCGTGGTAAAGAAGTGACGTCCTATCAAGCTTAATGTATTATTCCTTTGAACATATGGTAGACGATTGTCTAAATCGCAAGAACCATGTTAGGAAAATTGAGGAAGCTGAGATGACTataatataccggcctcggtggtgtcgtgattaagccatcggacataaggctggtggttacagggttcgcagcccggtaccggctcccacccagagcgagttttaacgactcaatggataagtgtaagaccactacaccctcttctctctctcactaaccactaacaattaacaattaacccagatagctgatgtgtgtgcccaggacagcgtgcttgaactttaattggattataaatacaaaactaagtagaaatgaaatgaaatgaaaggctATAATATGGGtgatcaccaccaccaccagttgAAACGCgaacaaaatatgaattttaatgaATTTACCAGAAACTCTTAAGACTATGACTCATACGTCACCATCGCAATGTTAccgtggtaaagtgctcgcttggtgtgcggtcgatctaagatcgattcccgtccatttgggctatttcttgtttcatcCAGTGTTTCAcacctggtgtaacaaaggtcgtggtatgtattatactGTCTGCGAGATGCTGCAAATAagcgatcccttgctactaatcggaaagagtaacccatgacgtggcaacagcgagttttctctctcattatctgtgtttgTCCTTCTtcatcataatattatatccgacgccatataggtagtactaaaccaaatatcttccggctgggtcaaagttcgaggtgcaccgaacttttcaTAGAcaagtgaacaccacaaatcctgtgattggtgacaaatgtgagtgtgttggttgtaaaaaaaattctgggaaaaaaaatgtatgcaattttatttcatctagtaccactgtgtcaagttaccttgtgcttgaaacatgtatagggtacctataaaaagttttttaaaaagtactcgaatttcgtgcggaactagggtagtcatagacgctacccgttatctcagaaatgagcagcttgacccccaattgtttttttctaattcactttaaggttggtagtatttatatccgtggtgtttatgtcgactgatacgctgcaggtaggagttttagccacatatgttactattgtcgtctttgggatttgatttggtagtatacaccctataaccgcaattaaaataaaattaaaaaaacattccttactttcttccttccttccttccttccttccttctttctttgcCCCTCACTCACGCCTCCTCCCAGAGACTGACATCTTCCGTGTCTATGGAACATAAGACCAATGTTTAAAGGTTTAAGTGATAAAGCTGATTTTTAAATCACAGTGTGGATTAGGCCAGCCTTCGTGGCGCTTGTTCACCTcaggtgcttgggtcgtaggatcgaaccaccttcgtggacccattgggtttgtCCCGTCACAACCAgcgcatcacgactggtatataaaattccgtggtatgcgctgtcctgtctgtgggaaagtgaatataaaagatcccttgctgctaatgaaaaatgtagcgggttttctcagaagtctacgagtcagaattaccaaatatttgacatgcaatatccggtgattaataaatcagtgtgttttagttttagtggtgtcgttaaacaactaGACGTTTAACAGTGGCGCATTGGGATGGTATATGCTGCTACTACTGGCATCTAATTCCAGTAAGACTTCGACCCGTGCAGGGTGATTGTCCGGCTGTCTCTCATAGGGTGGATAAGATCACTGCAATAAAATACGTTAACAAAAACGTACCCACCAGAGTAACGATAACTTGGCAATAACGTCCATAATAATGTGTTGCCAATAACCTCACTAATTACTAAGGAGGTTATTGTCAATACATTATTAGGAGGGTTATTGTCAACACATTATTAGGAGGGTTATTGTCAACACATTATTAGGAGGGTTATTGCCAATACAATAATAGGGAGGTTATTGTCAACGCATTATTAGGGAGGCTGTTGTCAGCACACAATTAATAGGGTGTTCACAACCTCTCTAATAATGTGTTGACAATGACGTCCCTAATCAGACACATGTATAGACATTTTAGCAACAGGGttagactgtggcgagcgaaaaatatattgaaagaaaagaaaatgtgctTGAGCAAACACTCTCCCTGCATATCCGCCTACTAACAATTTCTTGACAATAAAGTCCCCAATGATGTGTTAAAAATAATCACCTCCCTAATAATAGCGTGTTGATCATAACATTCCACTTAATGTGGTGCTAAATCTCCATAACAATGTGTTGACAATAATCATCCTAGTAAtaaaacaccactagatcacagaGTGACAGAGacattggagagagagagagagagagagagagagagagagagagagagagagagagagagagagagagagagagagagagagagagagcgagagagcgagagagagagagtggtacattgttccattaatagcaaggggtattttatattcaccatcccacagacaggataatacatacaacgacctttgatataccagtcgtagtgcattggctgggacgagaaatagctcaaaccatccaccgacggggatcgatctcagaccgatcgcgcatcaagcgagcgatttaccgctgggctacgggATTTACGGGATTTAGATTAAGATCAGTcggttgaaggaaggaaggaaatgttttatttaacgacgcactctacacattttatttacggttatatggcgtcatacatatggttgaggaccacacagatattgtgagaggaaacccgctgttgccactttatgggctactcttttcgattagcagcaagggttcttttatatgcaccatcccacagacagggtagtacataccatggcctttgatatgccagtcgtg harbors:
- the LOC121380129 gene encoding putative neuropeptide Y receptor 11, giving the protein MDADDLQSLEEQNIVTWPAIFYAGIILPFSVIGNAAVILVFFLNFKPSATRSFILAIGFFSLGLGAVALPVEIYSLFHMYTFPHDALCKSYVFVEIFCTFGSAAVLLVVAIHRYKKICQPFKVQMTLTMARILRAIVCVLALVLALPTFILYGTKTVEIPGTRLRGKACGIENDFKGSFYITIYHYMFLTVFVGGGVTIAVLYTLVAKKVLLLLRCKCKRVISHDNYNNVIREMMQTVKKRTESQRSDQWAPKRTSGRSDGSRRRRSIAQSKRTTSMLAVTTLVIFVSFLPSLIIRTTEEFNFDLISNMSVTEQMVYHVFLRSYYFHCAASPIIYGAFNAKFRHELRALLLNRHTGGDVSV